The genomic window CGTGAGCAGTGTGCCCGGCCGGTCGCCAGATTCCGGCTCCGCTCCGCTCCCACCCGCACGCTCGACGAGCAGCGCGGTCATCTCGCCGGTGTGGCCGGGGGCGTGGATCGCACGGATCGTCGTCTGCTCGCCGAGTTCGAGGACGTCACCGTCGTCGAGGGCGGTGTACTCGAGGTCGCTGTCGAACCCACGGTCCCAGGCGCCCGCTGGAATGGCGGGTTCGGCGTCACTGCGCTCTGCCACGTCGGCGACCCCGCTGACGTGGTCTGCGTGGACGTGCGTGTCGATCGCGTACCGTAGCTCCGCACCCGATTCCGCTGCGTGGTCGGGGTAGCGATCCGCGAAGGCGCCGAGCGGATCGACCACGGCCGCTTCCTCGCCGTCGACGACGAGGTAGCCGAGACAGCCAGTCGCGGGGCGCTGGTACTGCATGATCTCCGCGCCGTCGGGCGCGTCGAGGGATCGCGCGAGGAGGACGTCGGCCCAGGCCTCCATGCCGCCCGTGAGGTTCATCGCGTCGAGGCCAGCGTCGCGAAGCAACTCCGCGGCGTGATCGCTGGCCTCGCCGATCGCGCAGACCGTGACGATCGGTTCGGGGACGTCGGCGACGAGGTCGGCGGCACCGCCGCGGACCTGGGCCTGGAGGAACTGCGCGTGGGGGATCTGTGAAACCTCGGCCGCGGGCCCCTCGACGTGCCACTCCTCGAACTCCTCGCGGTTACGCACGTCGACGATCCCGATCCGCTCGCCGCGCGCGATGCGTTCGGCGAGGTCGACCGGTTCGATGGACTCGGCCATGCACCTGCGTACGCCCGGCGAGGGGGTAAATGTGCGGTGGCGGTCGATCCTCCAGTTCGAGCGCAAACTGCTCAGTTCCGTCCGAACGCTCAATGCAGTCCCGAAGCAACAACTGCGCATGGACGGCGAGGCCTTCCGCGAGCGAGTCACGGACGAGAAAGCCACCGAACTCGACCGCCTGGGATCGGAGAAGCTCCTGATCGCGCTGACGGACGCCGACCTCAGCGAGGAGGGAGTCCTCGAAGCCGCAGCGGCGAGCGAGCACTCCGCCCGCAACACCTTCGAGCAGTGGGCCGACTCCGAGGACGACGAGCGGGCCCGCGAGGTCTTCGCCGACGTCGCCGAGCAGGAGGCCGAGCACTACGAACGCGTCGCCGAGCACCTCCCCGAGGACTTCGAG from Salinarchaeum sp. Harcht-Bsk1 includes these protein-coding regions:
- a CDS encoding MBL fold metallo-hydrolase translates to MAESIEPVDLAERIARGERIGIVDVRNREEFEEWHVEGPAAEVSQIPHAQFLQAQVRGGAADLVADVPEPIVTVCAIGEASDHAAELLRDAGLDAMNLTGGMEAWADVLLARSLDAPDGAEIMQYQRPATGCLGYLVVDGEEAAVVDPLGAFADRYPDHAAESGAELRYAIDTHVHADHVSGVADVAERSDAEPAIPAGAWDRGFDSDLEYTALDDGDVLELGEQTTIRAIHAPGHTGEMTALLVERAGGSGAEPESGDRPGTLLTGDSLFVDGVARPDLEADVDPEEAAATLHETLQALRERLPSRTLVAPGHVKQQTEPTVDGTYVAELGTLAERLEAFDLDADAFVRSVTDDLPPPPANAERIVAANLGHEAIDDLDEIELGPNNCAA